The nucleotide window GATAAAAGGGTGTCCCTGAACTCTCTAGCTCCTCTTTAGCATAAATGAGATTTTCGATGCACATTTCTAAGTAGATCATATCTGTTCCCCATTTTTCAGTAAAATTTACCAATCGCTAACATTTATATCGGCAATAAGCCGCCTTTCTCCAATATAAAAACCTAAAAAGAGGCTGACTCAAAAGGTTGAATAAATTCGACCTGAGAGTCGCCTCTTTTACTTTATATCCAGTTTATAGGATTGGATTTGATGGATTTATAAGACAAAGAGGGATATTCATTCCCTTAATTACCCTAATTTTTGTTCGCTTTCCTTGTTGGCTGCCCACTTCAATAGATTGTGTGCAGCACAAATAAGACCCCAATCCGTCGTATTTTTGGATAGGCCACTTAACCCGAATCTCTTAAACGCTCGATTATGCTTAATCTGCCCGAATACCGGCTCTACATCTATTTTTCGCTGCCTGTATCTTTGGCTTCCTTCTTCCGTAGCCAAGCGTTCACGAACTTCTTTTCGTTGTTGTTGGTTTTTCACTGAAACCTGTACGGTCTTTGTATCTTTGTCTTTGGCACAAGTTGTTTGGAATGGACAGTTCATACAATCGGTACAGCGGTAGGTGCGCTTCACTGAATCGTAACCGTTGTCGGACTTTCTTTGACTCTCATACTGGAAGATCAGGCGTTTTCCGTTTGCGCAAATCCATTCGTCTAGTTCTTCGTCATACTCCATATTTTCAACACGGCCAATTTGTTCCTTCCACGCCTTTGTCTGTTCTTTATCAAAAGTATTGTACTTAATGTACGCTTCTATTTTTTGTTCTTCACAATGTGCATAGTTTTCTTCGCTTCCATAACCAGAGTCGGCAATAATGGCCTTTGGTCTGGGCCGATTGTATTTTTCTAAAAGGTTCAGGTGTGGAATCAGACAACCAGGATCTCCAGCACGTTGATGCAGGCTGAAGTTGGTGATGAACTGATTTTCGGTGGCAATCTGGGCATTGTATCCAGGCTTCAGCTGACCGTTCATCATGTTGTCCTCTTTCATTCGCATGAAAGTCGCATCGGTATCTGTCTTGGAAAAGCTGTTTCGCTCCCCAAAAGTCTGTTTCTGGAATTCATACTTCTGTTTTCGAGGCAGAAGGTCTTTTTCCAGTTGACGCTTAGCCTTCTTTAAAGGTTTGTTTTTTGGATCCTGCTCCAGTCTCTTTTCCAACTTTTTGATGGTTTCTTCGATTTTTGCAGAAGAGATGGGTGACTCTTCGAGCTTTTCCTGAAAATCCAGTTCCTTTTCTGCTTCTTCGTCTTCTATGGTGACTTGTTCAATGCCTAAGACAATCTGGCGGAATTTCTCGTCCAGTTTTCTATCGTATTTTTCAGTGGATTTCTTCCATACAAAAGTATACTTGTTGGCGTTTGCCTCCAATTTGGTCCCATCCAGGAAATAGTCTTCCAGCTTCACAAGTCCTTCCTCCCGAAGGAGGTCGACTATGGAGAAGAACGTCTCATAGATGACATCTTTCATGCGTTCTGAACGGAAACGGTTG belongs to Mesobacillus sp. AQ2 and includes:
- a CDS encoding IS1182 family transposase; its protein translation is MYKNYNTNQLTLPMDIQVLIPQEHLARLIDLAVGQMNPNIFLSLYPGGGRPPYHPQMMLKVILYAYATRIYSSREIAKQLTENIIFMWLSGEQKPDFRTINRFRSERMKDVIYETFFSIVDLLREEGLVKLEDYFLDGTKLEANANKYTFVWKKSTEKYDRKLDEKFRQIVLGIEQVTIEDEEAEKELDFQEKLEESPISSAKIEETIKKLEKRLEQDPKNKPLKKAKRQLEKDLLPRKQKYEFQKQTFGERNSFSKTDTDATFMRMKEDNMMNGQLKPGYNAQIATENQFITNFSLHQRAGDPGCLIPHLNLLEKYNRPRPKAIIADSGYGSEENYAHCEEQKIEAYIKYNTFDKEQTKAWKEQIGRVENMEYDEELDEWICANGKRLIFQYESQRKSDNGYDSVKRTYRCTDCMNCPFQTTCAKDKDTKTVQVSVKNQQQRKEVRERLATEEGSQRYRQRKIDVEPVFGQIKHNRAFKRFGLSGLSKNTTDWGLICAAHNLLKWAANKESEQKLG